A genomic window from Balaenoptera acutorostrata chromosome 20, mBalAcu1.1, whole genome shotgun sequence includes:
- the LOC130705809 gene encoding cyclin-I-like, with product MTPRHHCEAYSSAGQEEEEEEEEEKNVSPSQRDEVIQWLAKLKYQFNLYPETFALASSLLDRFLATVKAHPKYLSCIAISCFFLAAKTVEEDERIPVLKVLARDSFCGCSSSEILRMERIILDKLNWDLHTATPLDFLHIFHAIAVSTRPQLLFSLPKLSPSQHLAVLTKQLLHCMACSQLLQFKGSMLALAMVSLEMEKLIPDWLPLTIELLQKAQMESSPLIHCRELVARHLSTLQSSLPLNPVYVYRPLKHTLVTCDQGVFRVQPSSAPGPDFSKDNSKPEVPVRGTAAFCHHLPAANGCKHTSAKRKVEEMEVDDFYDGIKRLYNEDNASENVGSVCGTDLSRQEGHTSPCPPLQPVSVM from the exons ATGACCCCTCGTCACCACTGTGAGGCCTACAGCTCTGccgggcaggaggaggaggaggaggaagaggaggagaag AATGTTTCTCCAtcccagagagatgaagtgattCAGTGGCTGGCCAAACTCAAGTACCAATTCAACCTTTACCCAGAAACATTTGCTCTGGCTAGCAGTCTTTTGGACAGGTTCTTAGCTACTGTAAAGGCCCACCCAAAATACCTGAGTTGTATTGCAATCAGCTGCTTTTTCCTAGCTGCCAAGACTGTTGAGGAAGACGAGAGAATACCAGTACTGAAGGTGTTGGCAAGAGATAGTTTCTGTGGATGTTCTTCGTCTGAAATTCTGAGGATGGAGAGAATTATTCTGGATAAGTTGAATTGGGATCTTCACACAGCCACACCATtggattttcttcacattttccaTGCCATTGCAGTGTCAACTAGGCCTCAGTTACTTTTTAGTTTGCCCAAACTGAGCCCATCTCAACATTTGGCAGTCCTTACCAAGCAATTACTTCACTGTATGGCCTGCAGCCAACTTCTGCAATTCAAAGGATCCATGCTTGCCCTGGCCATGGTTagtttggaaatggagaaactcATTCCTGATTGGCTTCCTCTTACAATTGAACTGCTTCAGAAAGCACAGATGGAGAGCTCCCCGCTGATCCACTGCCGGGAGCTTGTGGCACGCCACCTTTCTACTCTGCAGTCTTCCCTGCCTCTAAATCCCGTTTATGTCTACCGTCCCCTCAAGCACACCCTGGTGACCTGTGACCAAGGAGTGTTCAGAGTACAAccctcctctgccccaggccCAGATTTCTCCAAGGACAACAGCAAACCAGAAGTGCCAGTCAGAGGTACAGCAGCCTTCTGCCATCATCTCCCAGCTGCCAATGGGTGCAAGCATACCTCTGCTAAACGCAAAGTAGAGGAAATGGAAGTGGACGACTTCTATGATGGGATCAAACGGCTCTATAATGAAGATAATGCTTCAGAAAATGTGGGTTCTGTGTGTGGCACTGATTTATCAAGGCAAGAGGGACATACTTCCCCTTGTCCACCTTTGCAGCCTGTTTCTGTCATGTAG